The region CGCATGGCGCACGCCGAAGCCGCCCGGCAGCTCGCCGACGGCTCGATCGACGTGCTGCTGGCGTTGACCGGCATCCCGACCCCGGCGATCGGCGGCCTGCCGGAGGCGTTCCCGATCCGGCTGCTGGACCTGCCCGACGAAGCCGTCCGGCTGGCCGAGGCCCACCCCGGCCCGTACGTCCCGGTGACGATCCCGGCCACCACCTACCGCGGCCTCGGACCGTGCCGGACGTTCGCGGTGCCCAACCTGCTGCTCGCCCGCACGGCCCTCGACCCGTCCGTGGTCGAGGTCGTGACGCGCACCGTGTTCACCGAGTCCGCCCGCATCGCCGCCGGGCACCCCGAGGCCGGCCGGATCAACGTCCGCACCGGCATCGCGACCGGGCAGGTGCCGCTGCACCGCGGCGCCGAGCGCTGGTTCCGCTCGGTCAAGCGCTGAGGGTGACCACGGCGTCCAGGCCGTGCGGCTCGACCGGCAGCAGGCGCAGCTCACCGCCCGCACCGGCGATCAGTTCGGCGCAGATCGCCAGGCCCAGCCCGGTGCCGGCGGTGTTCTGGTGCTTCGGCGCGCGCCAGAACCGCCGCACCGCCAGCGCCCGCTCCTCCGCCGCCAGGCCCTCGCCGTCGTCGGTCACGTGCAGGTCCACCCGGTCGCCGTTCGGCTCGCCCCACACCCGGATCGAGGTCGCCCCGGACAGCCGGATCGCGTTGCCGACCAGCTCGTCCAGCACGCTGCCCAGCCCGCCCGGCGGTTCCAGCACGCGCAGGCCCGCCGGCACCTCCACGTGCAGCGCGGTGTCCCCGGCCAGCGCCCGCCAGCCGGGCACGTGCGTGCTCAGCAGCACGTCCACCTCGACGGGTTCGGCCGCGGACGCGCTGTCCAGCCGGGTGGCGGCCAGCAGCGTGTCCAGCACGCGGCCCATCTCCTCCGCCTCGTCCACGGCGATCCGCTGCGCCTCCCGGCCCGCCTCGTCCGACACGTGCGGGGCCAGGTTGTCCACCGCCAGCCGCAGGCTCGCCAACGGGTTGCGCAGCTGGTGCGAGGCGTCGGACACGAACGCCCGCTGGCGGCGCAGCGCGCGCCCGACGACGTCGACCATCGCGTTGAACGACGCCGCCAGCCGGCGCAGCTCGGGCGGGCCGTCGACCTCGTCGGCCCGCGCGTCCAACTGCCCGCCCGCCACCGCGGCCGTCGCGTCGTCCAGCCGGCGCACCGGCCGCAGCACCCACCGCGACATCGGCCACGCCACCGCCACCACGCCCAGCATCGGCACCAGGCCGATCAGCGCGAGCAGCCCCCACTGGCCCAGGACCGCCTGCCGCAGGCCGTCGGTGGGCGAGATGGTGACGACCGCGGCGACCACCTCGCTGTCCCGCCCCACCGGCTCCACCACGACCAGGTCGACGTCCTCCCACGGCCACACCGTCTGGTCCGCGTCGCCCCGGTAGCCGCTGAACGCCGCGTCCAGGCCGGCGTCGACGTGCGGGTCGGTCAGCGGGAACGGCAGCCGCGAGCTCTCGATGACCGAGCGGTCGGTGCCGATCAGGGCGGCGGCGATGCCGTAGAGGCGGTCGTAGCGCTCCAGCTCCTCGCGCAGCGCGGTCCGCCGGCCGGAGGCCAGGGCGTTCTCGGCGAGCGAGGCGAAGCGGCCCGCGTCGCCCAGCCGGTCGAGGTAGGTCCCCTGGCTCTCCCGCTGCACGACCGCGAACGCCAGCGGCACGCCGAGCGCGGCGACCAGCGCCACCAGCAGCGGCACGATGAGGACGAGCAGTCGGCGGAGCATCACACCTCGTCGGGGGTCCGGCCCATCCTGCCCCACCCACACCCCGTCGCACGTCCATCCGGGTGGTCGTGGCGGGTCCGGCGCGCGTCGAGCGCAACCTCACTGGTGTGACCGGCGTCATACAAAGCGTCGGATCAGCCGACAGAGAGCAAGAGGGGGATGGTGACGATGTTCCGTCGTGTGACATTGATGGTCGCAGCTGTGGTCTCGGCGCTGGCCGTGGTGGCGGTGCCGGTGGCATCGGCCGCGCCGAGCGCGTGCGTGGTCGACTGGGGTTCGCTGCCCAAGCAGGCGGTGGCCACCACCGCCGGCAACCTGACGAACATCAGATCCGGTCAGCAAGAGTGCTACGACCGCCTGGTGCTCGACTTCCGGGGCGACAACGACGGGTACCACGTCGAGTACGTCGACCAGGTGTACGCGGACGGCTCCGGGCACCTCGTGCCGCTGCGCGGCGCGGGCAAGTTGCGGGTGGTCGTCCACTCGCCCGCCTACGACGACAACGGCAACGCGACCTACACCTTCGCCGACCGGAACGAGCTGGTGAACGTGGCCGGCTACACGACGTTCCGGCAGGTCGCGTGGGCCAACTCGTTCGAGGGCTGGTCGACCGTCGGGCTCGGCGTGCGGGCACGGCTGCCGTTCCGGGTGTTCACGCTGCCCGGTCGGCTCGTCCTGGACGTCGCCCACCAGTGGTGACCTGACCCGTCAGGGGTGGGCTGCCGCCCGGTAGCCCACCCCGCGGACGGTCTCGATGCGGACCGCGTGGCCGACCTTGCCGCGCAACGCCGCGATGTGCGTGTCCAAGGTGCGCGACGGGGCCTCCCAGTGCGCCTGCCACACCTGGTCCACGATCAGGTCGCGGCTGACCACCGTGCCCGCCCGGCCGACCAGCAGGGCGAGCAGGTCGAACTCCTTGCGGGTCAGCGGCACCGGGGAGCCGTCGACCACCGCCTCGCGGGTGGCCGGGTCCAGGGTGAGCGCGCCGAGCGTGACCCGGTCGCCGAGGTCCTCCGCCGCGCGGGCGGACCGGGTGCGCCGCAGCACCGCCTCGATCCGCGCCAGCAGCTCCGCCGTGCCGAACGGCTTGACCACGTAGTCGTCCGCGCCCGCGCGCAGCCCGAGCACGCGTTCGCGCTCCTCGCCGCGCGCGGTCACCGTGATGACGGCGGTGCCCGGCCGGTGACGCAGTTCGCGCAGCACGTCCAGCCCGTCCCGGTCGGGCAGGCCCAGGTCGAGCAGCACCACGTCGGCGGGCGGCGCGGCCAGTGCCGCGGCCGCCGTGGCCACCCGGTGCACCTCGTAGCCGGCGTGCCGCAGAGCGGTCAGCAGACCCCGCGCAACCCGGTCGTCGTCCTCCACGACGAGGATGCGCACGGCGGCCTACTCGTCCGACTTGGCCGCCGGTCCGGTACCCGGGACCTTGGTGGCTTCGGCCTTCGCGTCCGGCTCGGCCGTGGCGTCCGGCCCGGTCTTCGGGTCGCCGGTGTCCTCGTCGGACTCCACCGCGGGTGTCGCGCCCCCACCGCCGTCGCCGTCGGTCGCCGCGTCACCGCGCACGATGACCTCGCGATCACCCTTCTTCGCCGCCAGCACGAAGTAGACGATCGCGCCGAGGAACACCACCACCGACGTGATCACGTTGACCCGCAGGCCCCACACCATGGTCGCCGGGTCGGTCCGCATGATCTCGATCCAGAACCGGCCCGCGGTGTAGCCCGCGACGTAGAGCGCGAACACCCGGCCATGGCCCAGCCGGAACCTCCGGTCGGCCCACACGATCAGCAGCGCCACGCCCACGTTCCACAGCAGCTCGTACAGGAACGTCGGGTGCACGATCATGATCGGCGTGTGGTCGATCGCGACGCCGGCCAGCTCGTCCTTGAACCCGGTCGCCGGGTCGATCCGCTCGTAGATCTCCAGCCCCCACGGCAGGTCGGTCGGACCGCCGTAGAGCTCCTGGTTGAAGTAGTTGCCCAGCCGGCCGATCGCCTGCGCGACCACGATGCCGGGGGCGAGCGCGTCGGCCATCGCGGGCAGCGGGATGCCCCGCCGCCGGCACGCGATCCAGGCCCCGACGCCGCCCAGCGCGATGGCGCCCCAGATGCCCAGGCCGCCGTTCCAGATGGCGAAGGCCTCCCACGGGTTCTTGCCCTCGCCGAAGTACTTGTGCCAGTCCGTCGCGACGTGGTAGAGGCGGCCGCCGACCAGGCCGAACGGCACCGCGAACACCGCGATGTCGGTGACCTCGCCCTTCAGCCCGCCGCGCGCCACCCACCGCCGCTCGCCCCAGTAGATGGCCACGATGATGCCGGCGATGATGCACAGCGCGTAGGCGCGGAGGGGGATCGGCCCGAGCTGCCACACACCCCGGTCCGGGCTGGGGATCGTCGCGAGGAAAGTCGTCACCACGGCCCCCACCGTAGTCGGTGGTCGAAACCCGCCTACGCGGACAGCTCGATTGTTACCGGGAAGGGCCGCTCGAACCGGAGCACGCCCGCCTCGCTGCGCGCCACCTCGACGTACTCGCCGCCCTCCAGCTCGAACAACATCGCCACGGCCTGGTCCCCCTTGGGATCCACGACCAGGTAGAACGGCACCCCGCCCTCCGCGTACCGCTGCCGCTTGATCCCGTAGTCCTTGAACCGGGTGCTCGGCGACACCACCTCACCCACCAGCACCAGGTCCTCGACCGGCGACACCAGGCCCTTGAACCCGGGCCGGGTGGTCACGGTGAAGTCGGGGATCAGCAACGTGTCGCCCGGCAGACCGATGTTCAGCTCCACGGTCGCCTTGAACCCCGGTGGGCAGGCCGTGCGCAACGCGAAGTAGGCATCGCCGATGAGGGTCTGGTGGTAGTTCGTGCCGAGGGGGCTCACGAGGAGCGACCCGTCGACGAGTTCGACCCGTTGCGACGGGTCGTCGGGTAGAGCGAGGACGTCTTCCACGGTCCAGTCGCCGTCGTGCTTGGGCAACAGGTACTCGGCCGTCACAGCCACCGGGCATCACCTCCAGGAACGGCCCGACGCACGCCGGTGTCGCACGTCGGATCGGGAGCGGGCTTGATCATGAGCCCAGGATCCCGATGCCCACCGACAATTCCGGGGCCCGATCAGGGCCCCGGACGTCGGTTCACTCGATGGTGTGGTCTCAGGCCGGGGTGGGAACCGTCCGGACGCCCTCGGCGAGTTCACGCGTCAGCGCCGCCACGGTGTCGTCCTGCACCGCGCTGACGAACGCCGACCCGACGATGACCCCGTCCGCGAACGCCGCCAGTTCCGCCGCCTGCGCGCCTGACCGCACGCCCAGGCCCACCGCGACCGGCATGGAGGTGTGCTCGCGCACCCGCTCCACCAGCGCCGGGGCCGCCGTGGACACCACGTCGCGGGCCCCGGTCACCCCCATCACCGAGGTCGCGTACAGGAACCCGCGCGACGACCGCGCGGTCAGGTCGATCCGCTCCTCCGTGGAGGACGGCGCGACCAGGAAGATCCGGTCCAGGTCGTGCGCCTCGGACGCGGCCAGCCACTCCCCGGCCTCGTCGGGCACCAGGTCGGGGGTGATCAGGCCCAGGCCGCCGGCCGCCGCGAGGTCGCGCGCGAACGCGTCCACCCCGTACTTGAGCACCGGGTTCCAGTAGGTCATCACCACGGCCCGCCCGCCGGCCGCGGCCACCGCCTCGACCACGCCGAACAGGTCCCGCACCCGGAACCCGCCGCCCAGCGCCTGCTCGGCGGCCCGCTGGATGGTCGGCCCGTCCATCACCGGGTCGGAGAACGGCAGGCCGACCTCGACCACGTCGCAGCCGGACCCGACCATGGCCCGCAGCACGTCCTTGGACCCCTCGACGGTGGGGTACCCGGCGGGCAGGTAGCCGATCAGCGCCGCCCGCGACTGCGCCCGGCACTCCTCGAACACCCCGGCAAGCCTGCTCATGACTCCACTCCCAGCCCGAACCACTTGATCGCGGTGTCCATGTCCTTGTCGCCGCGGCCGGACAGGTTCACCACGATCAACCCGTCCGGGCCCAGTTCGCGGCCCAGGACCAGCGCGCCGGCCAGCGCGTGCGCGGACTCGATCGCCGGGATGATGCCCTCGGTCCGGGACAGCAGCGCGAAGGCCTCCATCGCCTCCGCGTCGGTCACCGGCCGGTACTCGGCGCGGCCGGTGTCCTTGAGGTGCGCGTGCTCCGGGCCGACGCCGGGGTAGTCCAGCCCGGCCGAGATGGAGTGCGCCTCGGTGATCTGGCCGTCCTCGTCCTGCATCACGTAGGACATCGCGCCGTGCAGCGACCCGGGCGTGCCCACGGTCAGCGTCGCGCCGTGCCGGTCGGTGTCGATGCCGTCACCGCCGGGCTCCAGCCCGACCAGCCGCACCGACGGGTCGTCGATGAAGCCGTGGAAGATGCCGATCGCGTTGGACCCGCCGCCCACGCACGCGGCGACCGCGTCGGGCAGCCGGCCCGCCTGCTCCAGGACCTGGGCGCGCGCCTCGATGCCGATCACCCGGTGGAAGTCGCGCACCAGCACCGGGAACGGGTGCGGACCCGCCGCCGTGCCGAGCAGGTAGTGGGTGTCCTCGACGTTGGCCACCCAGTCGCGCAGGGCCTCGTTGATCGCGTCCTTCAGCGTCCGCGAGCCGGTCTTGACCGGGATGACCTCGGCGCCGAGCAGCCGCATCCGCGCCACGTTCAGCGACTGCCGCTCGGTGTCGACCTCGCCCATGTAGATGACGCAGTCCAGGCCCATCAGCGCGCACGCGGTGGCCGTGGCGACGCCGTGCTGGCCCGCCCCGGTCTCCGCGATGACCCGCTGCTTGCCCATCCGCTTGGTGAGCAGCGCCTGGCCCAGCACGTTGTTGATCTTGTGCGACCCGGTGTGGTTGAGGTCCTCGCGCTTGAGGAACACCCGCGCCCCACCGGCGTGCGACGCGAACTTGGGGACCTCGGTGAGCAGCGACGGCCGGCCCGCGTAGTCGCGCAGCAGCCGGAAGAACTCGTCCAGGAACTCCGGGTCGACGCGCGCCTTCTCGTAGAAGGTCGCCAGCTCGTCGACGGCGGCGATGAGCGCTTCCGGCATGTACCGGCCGCCCCAGGGCCCGAAGTGGCCACGCTCGTCCGGGTCGTGGGGTGTGGGTGCCAACTGGCCGCGCGACATGCGCTGCTCCCTTACCGGCTCGGCCGGGGACACGCGGGGTGGGACCCCGCCGTCACCAGCTTGTTGACCGCGACCTTGGGGTCGCCGCTCGTCACGAGGGACTCGCCGACCAGCACCGCGTCCGCGCCCGCTCCCGCGTACGACATCAGGTCGCCCGGCCCGGTCACCCCGGACTCGGCGATCTTGATCGTCTCGAAGGGCAGGCCGGGCGCGATCCGCCCGAACACGTCCTTGTCCACTTCCAGCGTGTGCAGGTTGCGCGCGTTCACGCCGATCACGCTCGCACCGGCCTCCAGCGCGCGGTCGGCCTCCTCGGCCGTGTGCACCTCGACCAGCGCCGTCATGCCCAACGACTCGACCCGGTCCAGCAGCGACACCAGGGCGTTCTGCTCCAGCGCCGCCACGATCAGCAGCACCAGGTCCGCGCCGTGCAGGCGCGCCTCGTGCACCTGGTAGGGGCTGACGATGAAGTCCTTGCGCAGCAACGGGACACCGACCGCGGCTCGCACCGCGTCGAAGTCCGCCAACGACCCGCCGAAGCGCCGCTGCTCGGTCAGCACGCTGATCGCCCGCGCGCCGCCCAGCTCGTACTGCGCGGCCAGTTCGGCCGGCTCCGGGATCTCCGCCAGCGCGCCCTTGGACGGGCTGCGCCGCTTGACCTCCGCGATCACGCCCACGCCCGGCGACCGCAGGACCGCCATCACGTCCTGCGGGGGCGCCACCTTCGCGGCCTTCGCCCTGAGCACGTCGAAGGGCAGTTCCGCCTCGCGCACGGCCAAGTCCTCGCGGACGCCCTCGATGATCGACTCCAGAACGGTCATCCGAGCACCTCGCCCGTGTCCGTCAGTCCATCCGTCCCGCTCGCCAGCTCCCGCACGTCATGCTCCCCTTCCCGCCACGAGGATGCTAACCCCGGCCGGCACCCCGTCCGGCCACCGGGTAGTCCCGTTCGCGCAGATGACCGGGGCCCTTCCGAGTCGACGTGCGCAAACGTGCGCCGCCCCGGCGTCAGCCGGCCGTCAGCAGCCGGTCAGTCCCGGTCCGTCGGATCGTCGCCGCGCTCCAGCGCGTTCCACAGCTCCCGCTCGGGATCCGCGCTGCGCTTGGCCGCACCCGGTGTCTGGTAGCCGCCGCCCAGCCGCGGCATCGCCGCCCCCCGCACGACGAGGACAACGCCCGCGCCGAGCACGAGAACTCCGCCCAGCCCGGCGGTGGCACGTCCCAGCAGCTCGCCGGGCTCCGCCACGGCGGACCACAGCGCGGCCGCGCCGGCCGCCAGCACGACCACGCCCAGCAGCCGCCGCACCAGGCCGCTCAACGCCACCACGGCGGCGATCGCGGCCAGGCACAGCAGCGCCAGGGGGACCAGGGCGGGCAGCACGACCTCGCCCCTTCGGTCCGCCGAAGCGTCCCAGACCAGTTTCGCCGACCCCCACAGCGCCGCCGCCCCGACCAGGAGCAGCAGCACCACGATCCACAGTGGACGCCGGGCGGGGGGCACCTCAGACACGGGCCGGGTCCACCGCCGGGGCCATGGTCTGCGCGGTCGCGATCGCCGACAGCACCGCGCCCGCCTTGTTCAGGCACTCGTTGTCCTCGGCCACCGGGTCCGAGTCGGCCACGATGCCGCCGCCCGCCTGTACGTAGGCCACGCCGTCGCGGACCAGCGCGGTCCGGATGGCGATGGCGGTGTCCGCGTCGCCCGCGAAGTCCAGGTAGCCCACCACGCCGCCGTACAGGCCGCGCCGGGTCGGCTCCAGCTCCTCGATCAGCTCCATCGCGCGCGGCTTGGGCGCGCCGGACAGCGTCCCGGCCGGGAAGCACGCCGCGACCGCGTCGAACGCCGTGCGCCCCTCGGCCAGCTCGCCGCTGACCGTGGACACGATGTGCATCACGTGGCTGTACCGCTCGACCTTGAAGAAGTCGACCACGGTCACCGAGCCCGGCTTGCAGACCCGGCCCAGGTCGTTGCGGCCCAGGTCGACCAGCATCAGGTGCTCGGCCCGCTCCTTGTGGTCGGCGAGCAGGTCCTTCTCCAGCAGGGCGTCCTCCTCGTCGTCCACGCCGCGCCAGCGGGTGCCCGCGATGGGGTGCGTGGTCGCCTTGCCGTCGCGCACGGTGACCAGCGACTCCGGACTGCACCCGACGATGTCGAAGTCGTCCAGCCTGAGCAGGTACATGTACGGGCTGGGGTTGGACGTGCGCAGCACGCGGTAGATGTCCAGCGGGTCGGCGCTGGTGCGCATCTCGAACCGCTGCGAGAGCACCACCTGGAACGCCTCGCCCGCCCGGATGGCCTCCTTGGCCTTCTCCACGACCTCGTGGTGCTCCCGCTGCGACCGCCGCCGGACGAACTCCGGCTTCGGCCGGGAGAACACCGCGACGGTCGGCGGCGCGGAGCTCTGCAGGTCCTGGGTCATCAGGTCCAGGCGCGCCACCGCGTCCTCGTAGGCGGCGTCGACCCGTGCCGGCGAGTTGTCCCAGTTGATCGCGTTGGCGATGAGCGTGACGGTGCCCTCGTGGTGGTCGAGCGCGGCCAGGTCGGTGGCCAGCAGCATGACCAGCTCGGGGACCTTCAGGTCGTCCTCGGCGAGGGTGGGCAGCTTCTCCAGCCGGCGCACCGCGTCGTAGCCGATGTAGCCGACCATGCCGCCGGTCAGCGGGGGCAGGCCGGGCAGCGGGTCGGTGCGCAGGACCTCGATCGTCTCGCGCAGCGCGACCAGCGGGTCCCCGCCCTCGGGCAGGCCCACCGGGTGCGGCCCGAGCCAGAACGCCTCGCCGCCGGTCGCGGTGAGCGCGCCCGCGCTGCGCGCGCCGACGAACGACCAGCGCGACCAGGACCGGCCGTTCTCGGCCGACTCGAACAGGAACGTGCCGGGACGGTCGGCCGCGAGCTTGCGGTAGAGCCCCACGGGGGTCTCCGCGTCCGCGAGCAGCCGGCGCACCACCGGGATCACCCGCCGCTCAGCGGCGAGTTCGCGGAACTCCTCACGCGTCGGGCTGACCTCGCCCAGACCCGCACCTGCACCGATGACGCTCACCATGCGGTCATTGTGCCGTGTCGCCCTATACGAATCCCGACACGGCCTCCCGGACCCACACGGTCCCCCTATCGGGTCGTCGTGACACCACCTCGGGCTTGACCCGGACGGGCGACTCGTTCTCGCCGCCGGGGCGCGGAGCCCATCACACCGCCCGCACCCACCGCGACCGTCGCCGCCAGGTAACCGCCGGCACCGAGCCCGAGGACCAGAGGCGCGACGAAGGCGCGCAGCGCGCCGTTGACGTCGGCGAGTTCGGCGGCCAACCCGCGACAGTCCGCGCACTCGTCCCAATGCGCCCCGACCTGGGCGGCCTCCCGCTTCGACACACCACCCCGGGTCCACGCGCCGAGCCGATCCACGGCGGCACGGCAGCGCTCAGCTGAACCCCGGCCAAGTGCTGTTGCAGGAACGCCTGCTCCGGGCGTGCCGCCGCGCAGACCCCGACAGCGGCACCACCACGGCACCGGGCGGCGATCCCAGCGCACCTGTGTGACGCTCAACCCGATCACCACCGCCGACGATATTTCAACGTACGTTGAAAAAAGGCGCGAGGTGACTCATCATGGAGAAGTGGACGAAGGCACGCAACAGACCGAACCGAAACGCCGGGGCCGCCGCGCGGGCGGGGAGGACACCAAGGCCGCGCTGCTCGCCGCCGCGCGCGAGACCTTCGTCGAACGCGGCTACGAGGGCGCGACCGTGCGCTCCATCGCCTCCCGGGCCGGTGTCGACGCCGCGATGGTCAACCACTGGTTCGGCGGCAAGGAGGGCCTGTTCGCCAAGGCCGTGCTTCAACTCCCGATCGACCCGAACACCCTGGTCGAACGCCTCCTCGACGGACCGCCCGACCAGATCGGCGAACGGATCGTGCGCAACTTCCTGGGCGTCTGGGACGCCACCGGCGGCGGCCACTTCGCCGCCCTGATGCGCAGCGTGACCGCGCACGACCGGGTCGCGGACGTGCTCCGCGAGTTCTTCGTCCAGCACCTGCTGCACCGGGTCCTGTCCGGCATCGGCTCGGACCAGCCCGAACTGCGCGCCACGCTCGCCGCGACCCAGATCTTCGGCATGGGCATGGTCCGC is a window of Saccharothrix espanaensis DSM 44229 DNA encoding:
- a CDS encoding sensor histidine kinase, producing the protein MLRRLLVLIVPLLVALVAALGVPLAFAVVQRESQGTYLDRLGDAGRFASLAENALASGRRTALREELERYDRLYGIAAALIGTDRSVIESSRLPFPLTDPHVDAGLDAAFSGYRGDADQTVWPWEDVDLVVVEPVGRDSEVVAAVVTISPTDGLRQAVLGQWGLLALIGLVPMLGVVAVAWPMSRWVLRPVRRLDDATAAVAGGQLDARADEVDGPPELRRLAASFNAMVDVVGRALRRQRAFVSDASHQLRNPLASLRLAVDNLAPHVSDEAGREAQRIAVDEAEEMGRVLDTLLAATRLDSASAAEPVEVDVLLSTHVPGWRALAGDTALHVEVPAGLRVLEPPGGLGSVLDELVGNAIRLSGATSIRVWGEPNGDRVDLHVTDDGEGLAAEERALAVRRFWRAPKHQNTAGTGLGLAICAELIAGAGGELRLLPVEPHGLDAVVTLSA
- a CDS encoding AMIN-like domain-containing (lipo)protein, which translates into the protein MFRRVTLMVAAVVSALAVVAVPVASAAPSACVVDWGSLPKQAVATTAGNLTNIRSGQQECYDRLVLDFRGDNDGYHVEYVDQVYADGSGHLVPLRGAGKLRVVVHSPAYDDNGNATYTFADRNELVNVAGYTTFRQVAWANSFEGWSTVGLGVRARLPFRVFTLPGRLVLDVAHQW
- a CDS encoding response regulator transcription factor; its protein translation is MRILVVEDDDRVARGLLTALRHAGYEVHRVATAAAALAAPPADVVLLDLGLPDRDGLDVLRELRHRPGTAVITVTARGEERERVLGLRAGADDYVVKPFGTAELLARIEAVLRRTRSARAAEDLGDRVTLGALTLDPATREAVVDGSPVPLTRKEFDLLALLVGRAGTVVSRDLIVDQVWQAHWEAPSRTLDTHIAALRGKVGHAVRIETVRGVGYRAAAHP
- the lgt gene encoding prolipoprotein diacylglyceryl transferase — translated: MTTFLATIPSPDRGVWQLGPIPLRAYALCIIAGIIVAIYWGERRWVARGGLKGEVTDIAVFAVPFGLVGGRLYHVATDWHKYFGEGKNPWEAFAIWNGGLGIWGAIALGGVGAWIACRRRGIPLPAMADALAPGIVVAQAIGRLGNYFNQELYGGPTDLPWGLEIYERIDPATGFKDELAGVAIDHTPIMIVHPTFLYELLWNVGVALLIVWADRRFRLGHGRVFALYVAGYTAGRFWIEIMRTDPATMVWGLRVNVITSVVVFLGAIVYFVLAAKKGDREVIVRGDAATDGDGGGGATPAVESDEDTGDPKTGPDATAEPDAKAEATKVPGTGPAAKSDE
- a CDS encoding Uma2 family endonuclease — encoded protein: MAVTAEYLLPKHDGDWTVEDVLALPDDPSQRVELVDGSLLVSPLGTNYHQTLIGDAYFALRTACPPGFKATVELNIGLPGDTLLIPDFTVTTRPGFKGLVSPVEDLVLVGEVVSPSTRFKDYGIKRQRYAEGGVPFYLVVDPKGDQAVAMLFELEGGEYVEVARSEAGVLRFERPFPVTIELSA
- the trpA gene encoding tryptophan synthase subunit alpha; this encodes MSRLAGVFEECRAQSRAALIGYLPAGYPTVEGSKDVLRAMVGSGCDVVEVGLPFSDPVMDGPTIQRAAEQALGGGFRVRDLFGVVEAVAAAGGRAVVMTYWNPVLKYGVDAFARDLAAAGGLGLITPDLVPDEAGEWLAASEAHDLDRIFLVAPSSTEERIDLTARSSRGFLYATSVMGVTGARDVVSTAAPALVERVREHTSMPVAVGLGVRSGAQAAELAAFADGVIVGSAFVSAVQDDTVAALTRELAEGVRTVPTPA
- the trpB gene encoding tryptophan synthase subunit beta is translated as MSRGQLAPTPHDPDERGHFGPWGGRYMPEALIAAVDELATFYEKARVDPEFLDEFFRLLRDYAGRPSLLTEVPKFASHAGGARVFLKREDLNHTGSHKINNVLGQALLTKRMGKQRVIAETGAGQHGVATATACALMGLDCVIYMGEVDTERQSLNVARMRLLGAEVIPVKTGSRTLKDAINEALRDWVANVEDTHYLLGTAAGPHPFPVLVRDFHRVIGIEARAQVLEQAGRLPDAVAACVGGGSNAIGIFHGFIDDPSVRLVGLEPGGDGIDTDRHGATLTVGTPGSLHGAMSYVMQDEDGQITEAHSISAGLDYPGVGPEHAHLKDTGRAEYRPVTDAEAMEAFALLSRTEGIIPAIESAHALAGALVLGRELGPDGLIVVNLSGRGDKDMDTAIKWFGLGVES
- the trpC gene encoding indole-3-glycerol phosphate synthase TrpC → MTVLESIIEGVREDLAVREAELPFDVLRAKAAKVAPPQDVMAVLRSPGVGVIAEVKRRSPSKGALAEIPEPAELAAQYELGGARAISVLTEQRRFGGSLADFDAVRAAVGVPLLRKDFIVSPYQVHEARLHGADLVLLIVAALEQNALVSLLDRVESLGMTALVEVHTAEEADRALEAGASVIGVNARNLHTLEVDKDVFGRIAPGLPFETIKIAESGVTGPGDLMSYAGAGADAVLVGESLVTSGDPKVAVNKLVTAGSHPACPRPSR
- a CDS encoding Trp biosynthesis-associated membrane protein yields the protein MSEVPPARRPLWIVVLLLLVGAAALWGSAKLVWDASADRRGEVVLPALVPLALLCLAAIAAVVALSGLVRRLLGVVVLAAGAAALWSAVAEPGELLGRATAGLGGVLVLGAGVVLVVRGAAMPRLGGGYQTPGAAKRSADPERELWNALERGDDPTDRD
- a CDS encoding anthranilate synthase component I, coding for MVSVIGAGAGLGEVSPTREEFRELAAERRVIPVVRRLLADAETPVGLYRKLAADRPGTFLFESAENGRSWSRWSFVGARSAGALTATGGEAFWLGPHPVGLPEGGDPLVALRETIEVLRTDPLPGLPPLTGGMVGYIGYDAVRRLEKLPTLAEDDLKVPELVMLLATDLAALDHHEGTVTLIANAINWDNSPARVDAAYEDAVARLDLMTQDLQSSAPPTVAVFSRPKPEFVRRRSQREHHEVVEKAKEAIRAGEAFQVVLSQRFEMRTSADPLDIYRVLRTSNPSPYMYLLRLDDFDIVGCSPESLVTVRDGKATTHPIAGTRWRGVDDEEDALLEKDLLADHKERAEHLMLVDLGRNDLGRVCKPGSVTVVDFFKVERYSHVMHIVSTVSGELAEGRTAFDAVAACFPAGTLSGAPKPRAMELIEELEPTRRGLYGGVVGYLDFAGDADTAIAIRTALVRDGVAYVQAGGGIVADSDPVAEDNECLNKAGAVLSAIATAQTMAPAVDPARV
- a CDS encoding TetR/AcrR family transcriptional regulator encodes the protein MDEGTQQTEPKRRGRRAGGEDTKAALLAAARETFVERGYEGATVRSIASRAGVDAAMVNHWFGGKEGLFAKAVLQLPIDPNTLVERLLDGPPDQIGERIVRNFLGVWDATGGGHFAALMRSVTAHDRVADVLREFFVQHLLHRVLSGIGSDQPELRATLAATQIFGMGMVRYVVRFEPLATADVETMVKAVAPNIQRYLTGDIG